From one Anoplolepis gracilipes chromosome 8, ASM4749672v1, whole genome shotgun sequence genomic stretch:
- the LOC140668850 gene encoding uncharacterized protein produces MLCSDNATTTFVGVSNQLTDLKKQLLKEATQRQICEYLSEHFIEWKFIPPYSLHVDGLWEAAVKSAKTHMQKIMGTKILNFKELYTSSVQIEACLNSRSITPLSNDVSHLQALTPGHFIIGEALTTISDNDIVNVLENRLTRYQLLMQIRQHFWNIWLQKYMSQL; encoded by the coding sequence ATGTTATGTTCCGATAACGCTACTACTACATTTGTGGGAGTGAGCAATCAGTTAACAGATTTAAAGAAGCAGTTACTCAAAGAAGCGACACAAAGACaaatatgtgaatatttatctGAGCATTTTATAGAGTGGAAATTTATTCCCCCGTATTCACTGCACGTAGATGGCTTATGGGAAGCGGCGGTAAAATCTGCGAAAACgcatatgcaaaaaattatgggtacaaaaatattaaactttaaagaGCTTTACACCAGTTCAGTACAAATTGAAGCTTGTTTAAACTCGAGATCAATAACACCTCTATCCAATGATGTATCACACTTACAGGCACTAACACCAGGCCACTTTATTATTGGTGAAGCTCTTACTACCATTTCGGACAACGACATTGTTAATGTACTTGAAAACCGTCTAACACGTTATCAGCTATTAATGCAGATAAGGCAACACTTTTGGAACATATGGTTACAGAAGTATATGTCTCAATTATAG